The genomic stretch CAATGGGCGTAAACTGGTGGGCAGCGCGCAGGTCTGGAAGGAGAACAGCGTGTTACAGCAGGGTACGATCCCTCTGGAGGGACGTGGGCCGCTGCTCTTCTCGCTGCTTAAGTATCCAACGGAGGAAGCGCGGCAGATGGCCCTGGCAAGCTACCAGGAAGCGACGGCCAGCGTGCTCGCCTTTGCTCCCAGGGCCACGTGGGAAGCGGTACGCGATGCCTTTGCGCGCGGCTTCAGCGCGGCGCTTGGCGTACCCTTCGAGCCGCTGCCTCTAACCGAGAGCGAGCGCGGTCTGGCTGAAGAGTTGGCGGCCACGAAATATGCTGTTCTTGATTGGAGGCAGGCTCCTCAGTCCGCCAATGTAGGATAGACCATCTATCATCTGTCTGGTGTGTTATACTCCTCTTGAATGGACTTTTCACAGCTTTATTGATGCTCAAGTGATGCTGGCCTCTCAGAGCGCCGACTTGTGCTCCTTTGATGGACTGTTGAGGTAACGATGATGCCGACACGCATTATTATCGCGGATGACGAGCCAATCATTCGTATTGACTTAAAAGAGGAATTGACGCGCCAGGGCTATCTGGTGGTTGGCGAGGCGGTTGATGGCGTCAGCGCCGTGAATCTGGCGCGAGAATTGCGGCCTGATCTGGTCGTGATGGATATTCGTATGCCTGAACTTGACGGCATTACGGCTGCGGAGACGCTGACTCGTGAGAAGATCGCGCCGGTGGTGCTGGTGACGGCCTATAACGACGAGGAACTGATTGATCGCGCTAAAGGCGCCGGGGTCGTCAATTATATTGTGAAGCCCTGGCGGCAAAGCGACATCCGGCCCGCCATCGAAATTGCGCTGGCGCGTTTCTCGGAGTTTCGCGCGATAGAGAAGCAGGCGAAAGACCTGCAAGATCAGCTTGCCACGCGCAAGGTGATTGAGCGTGCCAAGGGTCTGTTGATGCAAAAATACGGGCTGACCGAGCAGGAAGCGTTCCGCCGGATTCAGAAGCTGAGCATGAATAACCGCAAGTCAATGCGGGAAGTAGCGGAGGCGATCTTGCTGGCCAGCGAGATTTCCGACTCCTGAGGAGCGGCAGATATGGCGCATGTTGTTGGGGTTCGTTTCCGCCCTGCTGGCCGCATCTATTACTTTGACCCTGCCGGTAAAGACCTGGAGAAGGGCCATTTCGTGATTGTCGAGACCGCGCGCGGCATTGAAGCGGGGCGCGTGGTTATTGCTCCAAAGCAGGTGGTGGAGGCCGAGCTGACCGATCCCCTCAAGCCGATCTTAAGGCAGGCGACCGAGGACGATCTGCGGCAGTTGCTGGCTTTTAAGAGTAAAGAAAAAAACGCCTTAGTGCGCTGCGCCCAGCGCGTGGATTTTCACAAGCTGCCGATGAAACTGGTGGAGGCTGAATACACCTACGATGGCAGCCGTCTCACCTTCTATTTCACGGCTGAGGAGCGCGTGGATTTCCGGGCGTTGGTGCGTGACCTGGCCGCGCAGTTTCGGACGCGCATTGAACTGCGCCAGATTGGCGCGCGCGACCAGGCTAAATTGTTGGGTGGTGTTGGCCCCTGTGGCAAAACGCTCTGCTGTAGCTCGTGGCTGACCGAGTTCGGGGTGGTCTCGATCAAGATGGCGAAAGAGCAGGGGCTGCCACTCAACCCTTCCAAAATCTCAGGGGTATGTGGTCGGCTGATGTGCTGCCTGGCGTATGAGAACGACCAGTATATTGAGGCCAAGCAGGGCCTGCCCTCGATAGGCGCGTATATCAATACGCCCAGCGGTCTGGGGAAGGTCGTTGGTATCAACGCTCTCAAACAAACGGCAGAAGTGATGCTGGAAAGTGGAGCGACGGTGCAGGTTCCGGTGAATGCGCTGGAAGCGCCGAAGCGCTCTGGTGGGGTAAGTTGTGATGTCGGAGGAGGGAATTGTTGTAAAACAAAACGCGCCGACGGCGCAGGCGAGAGGAGTGGCCCAGCTTCTGCGAGAGGGAGCGATAGGCTCAATTGACAGTAAGGATGGTCATCAACGAGGAATAGCGGCTAGTCATCGCCTCTCCCGTGTGGAGGTTCGCCAGTTTTTAGCCTGAAGCGGGCTGGTCATGCAGGTCTGGGAAGGCGCAAGCAGCCAGGAGTACCTATGCTGGGTGATTCCGACGAAGACCTCCTCCCTGAGGAGGATGAGGATGGGGAAGATGACTCCTCGCAGGTCACTTCCCAGGAGTTGCGCCGTTTGCGTATGCTAGAGCGCCAGCGACGCCTCGCCCAAAATCCGGGAGAGTATCCTCTTCAAGAAGAGGACATGCCGCCAGCGTTTGATAGCCGTCTGGGCCTTCCACTGTCTCCCATCCCGCCCTGGCCGACGCCGCGCGCTGCTGATTCTCCTGGGATTGAGACGGAGAAGACGTACCCCCTGTCCAACAGGCTCCAACCGATGGCTTCTCTGCCGCCGACGGTTCCGGCTGCCCCAGTGCGCAGGCATACTACACCTTTTGCGGCGCCTCAAGATCAGCAGCTTGTCGCGGGTCCATCGCGGCAGGCCGCTGCAAGCCCTGTGTTCTTACCAGGCTGGCGGAGCTTTCGAAGGCATTCTTGCTGGCTCATTCCGCTGCTGCTGGTCGTGGCTTTTTTCCTCCTGATCCTGGTTATTCACTCCCGGCAAGCGGGAGCCATGCTCTTCATTTTCGCCGCTATCGGGGTGCTTCAATCGGCGATCCTGCTCTATGCGCCGAATGATGCGTTCTGGGCTGTTGGTGTCGTTGGTGGCTTCCTCGTCTTTCTGGCCGCAGCATTTTTTGCGCTCTTTCTCCCGATCTTCGCGTTGATCCTGAGTATTCTGCTGCTCTCGCTGGGGGTCGTGGCGCTGCGGGAACGCTACTACCCGGTGAAAGAGGGGACGGTGGCGGTGATGGGACTCTTTGGGAGACATAACCGTACCTTGCAGCCGGGCTTCAACTTGCGCGCGCCTGGCGAAAAGGCATTGGGAGTAGTCGAGACACAAAGAATACGCTATGAGACACGTATCCCACCAATCACGTTGTTTTCGGGTGAGCAGGTGACGATGAGTGTGGCGATGACCTATCAGGTGGTTCCTGGGGAGGAGCATCTGGCGATTCGCACGACCAAAGAATGGCAAAGGCCCATCCAGCAGCAGCTACAATCTGTGGTGCAGGATGTAGTCAGCGGCCTCTCCATTGATGATTTTCGACACCCTGGCGGCGCTCACCCCGCGTCGGGAGCCTATGCTGTTGATGAGAGCGATGACGATCAGCCTGCTTCGCCGCTGGAGCGAATCAATGAACGACTCACCGATGCCATGCGAGAGCAGGTTGCTGATCGGGGAGTTGCGGTACACGCGGTCAGGGTGCATACGTTAGAAG from Ktedonobacterales bacterium encodes the following:
- a CDS encoding response regulator, translated to MMPTRIIIADDEPIIRIDLKEELTRQGYLVVGEAVDGVSAVNLARELRPDLVVMDIRMPELDGITAAETLTREKIAPVVLVTAYNDEELIDRAKGAGVVNYIVKPWRQSDIRPAIEIALARFSEFRAIEKQAKDLQDQLATRKVIERAKGLLMQKYGLTEQEAFRRIQKLSMNNRKSMREVAEAILLASEISDS
- a CDS encoding stage 0 sporulation family protein, producing MAHVVGVRFRPAGRIYYFDPAGKDLEKGHFVIVETARGIEAGRVVIAPKQVVEAELTDPLKPILRQATEDDLRQLLAFKSKEKNALVRCAQRVDFHKLPMKLVEAEYTYDGSRLTFYFTAEERVDFRALVRDLAAQFRTRIELRQIGARDQAKLLGGVGPCGKTLCCSSWLTEFGVVSIKMAKEQGLPLNPSKISGVCGRLMCCLAYENDQYIEAKQGLPSIGAYINTPSGLGKVVGINALKQTAEVMLESGATVQVPVNALEAPKRSGGVSCDVGGGNCCKTKRADGAGERSGPASARGSDRLN
- a CDS encoding SPFH domain-containing protein yields the protein MLGDSDEDLLPEEDEDGEDDSSQVTSQELRRLRMLERQRRLAQNPGEYPLQEEDMPPAFDSRLGLPLSPIPPWPTPRAADSPGIETEKTYPLSNRLQPMASLPPTVPAAPVRRHTTPFAAPQDQQLVAGPSRQAAASPVFLPGWRSFRRHSCWLIPLLLVVAFFLLILVIHSRQAGAMLFIFAAIGVLQSAILLYAPNDAFWAVGVVGGFLVFLAAAFFALFLPIFALILSILLLSLGVVALRERYYPVKEGTVAVMGLFGRHNRTLQPGFNLRAPGEKALGVVETQRIRYETRIPPITLFSGEQVTMSVAMTYQVVPGEEHLAIRTTKEWQRPIQQQLQSVVQDVVSGLSIDDFRHPGGAHPASGAYAVDESDDDQPASPLERINERLTDAMREQVADRGVAVHAVRVHTLEGSHLPGAAHAAGHPASSHPTTALPAVPQNAGQDSLSAMPGAPVVGAPSYPAAPAGLTGPPGPPIYPPGSIAAPPPAGAAALSGGTPLEAMTLLSAQALAETYDAVVRQRITDLATIRRIISQFEAVAADPELSQQVPFDAAAGAHNLITHLHNLQARSVSMSAQQSDGSAFSPSTSPAAPLLPEED